A region of Oncorhynchus masou masou isolate Uvic2021 chromosome 29, UVic_Omas_1.1, whole genome shotgun sequence DNA encodes the following proteins:
- the LOC135519141 gene encoding hornerin-like isoform X5, with translation MAGSFFGKVILLLVYFLVEVTGEQQYGGLGREITLTPKVSGQPEDILWKHNGNKVVEFDRSQNVEYGRYKGRTILDWDSGALTIKGLTDADSGPYELEAVVRGKLQYSQHKVGVIDDVAQPSATCVVDTTTPENMDRTLLCSADLQPLTQFIWRSPEGSESPGPELFIPGGENQESIYTCVVKNPVSEKSAEFTLKDCYTAAEAALTKSEEEKGLVEDTNQGNKDPEDDHSENTGNITSIPKGMVKERVEMINKQNADPNRKLQTEPAGIIVSPTKMTDTEHVQDKPNPGQQDLVTPDHTQAQQDLVTADPTPETAPGHTDSAGTTETAPGHTDSAGTTETAPGHTDSAGTTETAPGHTDSAGTTETAPGHTDSAGTTETAPGHTDSAGTTETAPGHTDSAGTTETAPGHTDSAGTTETAPGQTDSAGTTETAPGQTDSAGTTETAPGHTDSAGTTETAPGHTDSAGTTETAPGHTDSAGTTETAPGHTDSAGTTETAPGHTDSAGTTETAPGHTDSAGTTETAPGHTDSAGTTETAPGHTDSAGTTETAPGHTDSAGTTETAPGHTDSAGTTETAPGHTDSAGTTETAPGQTESAGTTPKLIPLNAETDKPNQDIGHKKALLDLNKPGLKQENELDQESDKPQEEITNLYTGDGKHESDSGT, from the exons ATGGCAGGTAGCTTTTTTGGGAAAGTTATACTGCTTTTGGTTTATTTTCTCG TGGAGGTGACAGGTGAACAGCAGTATGGTGGCCTGGGAAGAGAGATCACCCTGACCCCCAAGGTCTCAGGTCAGCCTGAGGACATCCTGTGGAAACACAATGGGAACAAGGTGGTGGAGTTTGATAGGAGTCAGAATGTTGAGTATGGCAGGTATAAAGGCAGGACCATCCTGGACTGGGACTCTGGAGCGCTGACTATCAAAGGTCTCACTGATGCAGACAGTGGGCCCTATGAGTTAGAGGCTGTCGTCAGGGGCAAGCTGCAGTACTCTCAACATAAGGTGGGGGTTATTG ATGATGTGGCACAGCCCAGTGCAACCTGTGTGGTTGACACCACAACCCCAGAGAACATGGACAGAACCCTGCTGTGCTCAGCTGACCTCCAGCCCCTGACCCAGTTCATCTGGAGGAGTCCTGAGGGGTCAGAGAGTCCTGGACCTGAGCTGTTCATACCTGGGGGGGAGAACCAGGAGTCTATCTACACATGTGTGGTGAAAAACCCTGTTAGTGAGAAAAGTGCAGAGTTCACCCTGAAGGACTGCTACACTG CAGCTGAAGCTGCACTGACAAAATCTGAAGAAGAGAAAGGACTGGTGGAAGATACAAATCAAG GAAACAAAGATCCTGAGGATGACCATTCTGAGAACACTGGAAATATAACTTCTATACCAAAAG GAATGGTAAAAGAGCGGGTAGAGATGATAAACAAGCAGAATGCTGATCCAAATAGGAAATTGCAAACTGAACCAGCTGGAATAATTGTCTCTCCAACAAAAA TGACAGACACAGAGCATGTACAGGACAAGCCCAACCCAGGCCAACAAGACCTAGTCACACCAGACCACACCCAGGCCCAACAAGACCTAGTCACAGCAGACCCCACCCCAGAGACAGCTCCAGGCCACACAGACTCAGCAGGCACAACAGAGACAGCTCCAGGCCACACAGACTCAGCAGGCACAACAGAGACCGCTCCAGGCCACACAGACTCAGCAGGCACAACAGAGACAGCTCCAGGCCACACAGACTCAGCAGGCACAACAGAGACAGCTCCAGGCCACACAGACTCAGCAGGCACAACAGAGACAGCTCCAGGCCACACAGACTCAGCAGGCACAACAGAGACAGCTCCAGGCCACACAGACTCAGCAGGCACAACAGAGACAGCTCCAGGCCACACAGACTCAGCAGGCACAACAGAGACAGCTCCAGGCCAAACAGACTCAGCAGGCACAACAGAGACAGCTCCAGGCCAAACAGACTCAGCAGGCACAACAGAGACAGCTCCAGGCCACACAGATTCAGCAGGCACAACAGAGACCGCTCCAGGCCACACAGACTCAGCAGGCACAACAGAGACAGCTCCAGGCCACACAGACTCAGCAGGCACAACAGAGACAGCTCCAGGCCACACAGATTCAGCAGGCACAACAGAGACCGCTCCAGGCCACACAGACTCAGCAGGCACAACAGAGACAGCTCCAGGCCACACAGACTCAGCAGGCACAACAGAGACAGCTCCAGGCCACACAGACTCAGCAGGCACAACAGAGACCGCTCCAGGCCACACAGACTCAGCAGGCACAACAGAGACAGCTCCAGGCCACACAGACTCAGCAGGCACAACAGAGACAGCTCCAGGCCACACAGACTCAGCAGGCACAACAGAGACAGCTCCAGGCCACACAGACTCAGCAGGCACAACAGAGACAGCTCCAGGCCAAACAGAATCAGCAGGCACAACACCCAAATTGATTCCACTAAATGCAGAAACAGATAAACCCAACCAGGACATAGGGCACAAGAAGGCCCTGCTTGACCTGAACAAACCAGGTCTTAAACAGGAGAATGAACTAGACCAAGAATCAGACAAGCCCCAAGAGGAGATAACAAACCTGTACACGGGAGATGGTAAACATGAGAGCGACTCAGGTACCTaa
- the LOC135519141 gene encoding hornerin-like isoform X6, with product MAGSFFGKVILLLVYFLVEVTGEQQYGGLGREITLTPKVSGQPEDILWKHNGNKVVEFDRSQNVEYGRYKGRTILDWDSGALTIKGLTDADSGPYELEAVVRGKLQYSQHKVGVIDDVAQPSATCVVDTTTPENMDRTLLCSADLQPLTQFIWRSPEGSESPGPELFIPGGENQESIYTCVVKNPVSEKSAEFTLKDCYTAEAALTKSEEEKGLVEDTNQGNKDPEDDHSENTGNITSIPKGMVKERVEMINKQNADPNRKLQTEPAGIIVSPTKMTDTEHVQDKPNPGQQDLVTPDHTQAQQDLVTADPTPETAPGHTDSAGTTETAPGHTDSAGTTETAPGHTDSAGTTETAPGHTDSAGTTETAPGHTDSAGTTETAPGHTDSAGTTETAPGHTDSAGTTETAPGHTDSAGTTETAPGQTDSAGTTETAPGQTDSAGTTETAPGHTDSAGTTETAPGHTDSAGTTETAPGHTDSAGTTETAPGHTDSAGTTETAPGHTDSAGTTETAPGHTDSAGTTETAPGHTDSAGTTETAPGHTDSAGTTETAPGHTDSAGTTETAPGHTDSAGTTETAPGHTDSAGTTETAPGQTESAGTTPKLIPLNAETDKPNQDIGHKKALLDLNKPGLKQENELDQESDKPQEEITNLYTGDGKHESDSGT from the exons ATGGCAGGTAGCTTTTTTGGGAAAGTTATACTGCTTTTGGTTTATTTTCTCG TGGAGGTGACAGGTGAACAGCAGTATGGTGGCCTGGGAAGAGAGATCACCCTGACCCCCAAGGTCTCAGGTCAGCCTGAGGACATCCTGTGGAAACACAATGGGAACAAGGTGGTGGAGTTTGATAGGAGTCAGAATGTTGAGTATGGCAGGTATAAAGGCAGGACCATCCTGGACTGGGACTCTGGAGCGCTGACTATCAAAGGTCTCACTGATGCAGACAGTGGGCCCTATGAGTTAGAGGCTGTCGTCAGGGGCAAGCTGCAGTACTCTCAACATAAGGTGGGGGTTATTG ATGATGTGGCACAGCCCAGTGCAACCTGTGTGGTTGACACCACAACCCCAGAGAACATGGACAGAACCCTGCTGTGCTCAGCTGACCTCCAGCCCCTGACCCAGTTCATCTGGAGGAGTCCTGAGGGGTCAGAGAGTCCTGGACCTGAGCTGTTCATACCTGGGGGGGAGAACCAGGAGTCTATCTACACATGTGTGGTGAAAAACCCTGTTAGTGAGAAAAGTGCAGAGTTCACCCTGAAGGACTGCTACACTG CTGAAGCTGCACTGACAAAATCTGAAGAAGAGAAAGGACTGGTGGAAGATACAAATCAAG GAAACAAAGATCCTGAGGATGACCATTCTGAGAACACTGGAAATATAACTTCTATACCAAAAG GAATGGTAAAAGAGCGGGTAGAGATGATAAACAAGCAGAATGCTGATCCAAATAGGAAATTGCAAACTGAACCAGCTGGAATAATTGTCTCTCCAACAAAAA TGACAGACACAGAGCATGTACAGGACAAGCCCAACCCAGGCCAACAAGACCTAGTCACACCAGACCACACCCAGGCCCAACAAGACCTAGTCACAGCAGACCCCACCCCAGAGACAGCTCCAGGCCACACAGACTCAGCAGGCACAACAGAGACAGCTCCAGGCCACACAGACTCAGCAGGCACAACAGAGACCGCTCCAGGCCACACAGACTCAGCAGGCACAACAGAGACAGCTCCAGGCCACACAGACTCAGCAGGCACAACAGAGACAGCTCCAGGCCACACAGACTCAGCAGGCACAACAGAGACAGCTCCAGGCCACACAGACTCAGCAGGCACAACAGAGACAGCTCCAGGCCACACAGACTCAGCAGGCACAACAGAGACAGCTCCAGGCCACACAGACTCAGCAGGCACAACAGAGACAGCTCCAGGCCAAACAGACTCAGCAGGCACAACAGAGACAGCTCCAGGCCAAACAGACTCAGCAGGCACAACAGAGACAGCTCCAGGCCACACAGATTCAGCAGGCACAACAGAGACCGCTCCAGGCCACACAGACTCAGCAGGCACAACAGAGACAGCTCCAGGCCACACAGACTCAGCAGGCACAACAGAGACAGCTCCAGGCCACACAGATTCAGCAGGCACAACAGAGACCGCTCCAGGCCACACAGACTCAGCAGGCACAACAGAGACAGCTCCAGGCCACACAGACTCAGCAGGCACAACAGAGACAGCTCCAGGCCACACAGACTCAGCAGGCACAACAGAGACCGCTCCAGGCCACACAGACTCAGCAGGCACAACAGAGACAGCTCCAGGCCACACAGACTCAGCAGGCACAACAGAGACAGCTCCAGGCCACACAGACTCAGCAGGCACAACAGAGACAGCTCCAGGCCACACAGACTCAGCAGGCACAACAGAGACAGCTCCAGGCCAAACAGAATCAGCAGGCACAACACCCAAATTGATTCCACTAAATGCAGAAACAGATAAACCCAACCAGGACATAGGGCACAAGAAGGCCCTGCTTGACCTGAACAAACCAGGTCTTAAACAGGAGAATGAACTAGACCAAGAATCAGACAAGCCCCAAGAGGAGATAACAAACCTGTACACGGGAGATGGTAAACATGAGAGCGACTCAGGTACCTaa
- the LOC135519141 gene encoding location of vulva defective 1-like isoform X1 — translation MAGSFFGKVILLLVYFLVEVTGEQQYGGLGREITLTPKVSGQPEDILWKHNGNKVVEFDRSQNVEYGRYKGRTILDWDSGALTIKGLTDADSGPYELEAVVRGKLQYSQHKVGVIDDVAQPSATCVVDTTTPENMDRTLLCSADLQPLTQFIWRSPEGSESPGPELFIPGGENQESIYTCVVKNPVSEKSAEFTLKDCYTEEGSSSVLNVVLPIVLLVLVAVLAFLLWYYWRKCKKPAEAALTKSEEEKGLVEDTNQGNKDPEDDHSENTGNITSIPKGMVKERVEMINKQNADPNRKLQTEPAGIIVSPTKMTDTEHVQDKPNPGQQDLVTPDHTQAQQDLVTADPTPETAPGHTDSAGTTETAPGHTDSAGTTETAPGHTDSAGTTETAPGHTDSAGTTETAPGHTDSAGTTETAPGHTDSAGTTETAPGHTDSAGTTETAPGHTDSAGTTETAPGQTDSAGTTETAPGQTDSAGTTETAPGHTDSAGTTETAPGHTDSAGTTETAPGHTDSAGTTETAPGHTDSAGTTETAPGHTDSAGTTETAPGHTDSAGTTETAPGHTDSAGTTETAPGHTDSAGTTETAPGHTDSAGTTETAPGHTDSAGTTETAPGHTDSAGTTETAPGQTESAGTTPKLIPLNAETDKPNQDIGHKKALLDLNKPGLKQENELDQESDKPQEEITNLYTGDGKHESDSGT, via the exons ATGGCAGGTAGCTTTTTTGGGAAAGTTATACTGCTTTTGGTTTATTTTCTCG TGGAGGTGACAGGTGAACAGCAGTATGGTGGCCTGGGAAGAGAGATCACCCTGACCCCCAAGGTCTCAGGTCAGCCTGAGGACATCCTGTGGAAACACAATGGGAACAAGGTGGTGGAGTTTGATAGGAGTCAGAATGTTGAGTATGGCAGGTATAAAGGCAGGACCATCCTGGACTGGGACTCTGGAGCGCTGACTATCAAAGGTCTCACTGATGCAGACAGTGGGCCCTATGAGTTAGAGGCTGTCGTCAGGGGCAAGCTGCAGTACTCTCAACATAAGGTGGGGGTTATTG ATGATGTGGCACAGCCCAGTGCAACCTGTGTGGTTGACACCACAACCCCAGAGAACATGGACAGAACCCTGCTGTGCTCAGCTGACCTCCAGCCCCTGACCCAGTTCATCTGGAGGAGTCCTGAGGGGTCAGAGAGTCCTGGACCTGAGCTGTTCATACCTGGGGGGGAGAACCAGGAGTCTATCTACACATGTGTGGTGAAAAACCCTGTTAGTGAGAAAAGTGCAGAGTTCACCCTGAAGGACTGCTACACTG AGGAAGGCTCATCCAGTGTCCTGAATGTGGTCCTGCCCATTGTCCTTCTCGTCTTAGTTGCTGTTCTGGCATTTCTCTTGTGGTACTACTGGAGGAAATGCAAGAAAC CAGCTGAAGCTGCACTGACAAAATCTGAAGAAGAGAAAGGACTGGTGGAAGATACAAATCAAG GAAACAAAGATCCTGAGGATGACCATTCTGAGAACACTGGAAATATAACTTCTATACCAAAAG GAATGGTAAAAGAGCGGGTAGAGATGATAAACAAGCAGAATGCTGATCCAAATAGGAAATTGCAAACTGAACCAGCTGGAATAATTGTCTCTCCAACAAAAA TGACAGACACAGAGCATGTACAGGACAAGCCCAACCCAGGCCAACAAGACCTAGTCACACCAGACCACACCCAGGCCCAACAAGACCTAGTCACAGCAGACCCCACCCCAGAGACAGCTCCAGGCCACACAGACTCAGCAGGCACAACAGAGACAGCTCCAGGCCACACAGACTCAGCAGGCACAACAGAGACCGCTCCAGGCCACACAGACTCAGCAGGCACAACAGAGACAGCTCCAGGCCACACAGACTCAGCAGGCACAACAGAGACAGCTCCAGGCCACACAGACTCAGCAGGCACAACAGAGACAGCTCCAGGCCACACAGACTCAGCAGGCACAACAGAGACAGCTCCAGGCCACACAGACTCAGCAGGCACAACAGAGACAGCTCCAGGCCACACAGACTCAGCAGGCACAACAGAGACAGCTCCAGGCCAAACAGACTCAGCAGGCACAACAGAGACAGCTCCAGGCCAAACAGACTCAGCAGGCACAACAGAGACAGCTCCAGGCCACACAGATTCAGCAGGCACAACAGAGACCGCTCCAGGCCACACAGACTCAGCAGGCACAACAGAGACAGCTCCAGGCCACACAGACTCAGCAGGCACAACAGAGACAGCTCCAGGCCACACAGATTCAGCAGGCACAACAGAGACCGCTCCAGGCCACACAGACTCAGCAGGCACAACAGAGACAGCTCCAGGCCACACAGACTCAGCAGGCACAACAGAGACAGCTCCAGGCCACACAGACTCAGCAGGCACAACAGAGACCGCTCCAGGCCACACAGACTCAGCAGGCACAACAGAGACAGCTCCAGGCCACACAGACTCAGCAGGCACAACAGAGACAGCTCCAGGCCACACAGACTCAGCAGGCACAACAGAGACAGCTCCAGGCCACACAGACTCAGCAGGCACAACAGAGACAGCTCCAGGCCAAACAGAATCAGCAGGCACAACACCCAAATTGATTCCACTAAATGCAGAAACAGATAAACCCAACCAGGACATAGGGCACAAGAAGGCCCTGCTTGACCTGAACAAACCAGGTCTTAAACAGGAGAATGAACTAGACCAAGAATCAGACAAGCCCCAAGAGGAGATAACAAACCTGTACACGGGAGATGGTAAACATGAGAGCGACTCAGGTACCTaa